From the genome of Bos taurus isolate L1 Dominette 01449 registration number 42190680 breed Hereford chromosome 2, ARS-UCD2.0, whole genome shotgun sequence, one region includes:
- the RNF25 gene encoding E3 ubiquitin-protein ligase RNF25 isoform X2, whose amino-acid sequence MAVSASVAAGDEDWVLPSEVEVLESIYLDELQVVKGNGRSSPWEIYITLHPATAEDQDSQYVCFTLVLQVPTQYPHEVPQISIRNPRGLSDEQIHKISQALSHVAEAGLGTAMLYELIEKAVGVQCPVCREPLVYDLASLKAAPEPQQPMELYQPDAESLRQQEERKRLYQRQQERGGIIDLEAERNRYFISLQQPPAPLEPESAIDVSRGSHQPSTLATEPSTTSATHTALSVSLPLASQYTCEKTPGAGPHLPKLGETQKAVLDPRRASRGPWRQPERRHLKGGECNTLKGTSDTQKLQSPEGPLKESMDLKPESHNQGGKGPPQDKGPGEWQGPPPRRTRDCAHWERAKNRTPASSYPRLPRGRGAYRPGPRREPVSLESEDGS is encoded by the exons ATGGCGGTGTCTGCGTCGGTAGCTGCAGGGGATGAGGACTG GGTCCTTCCCTCTGAAGTTGAAGTGTTAGAGTCTATCTACTTGGACGAACTACAGGTGGTTAAAGGAAATGGCAG GTCATCACCATGGGAAATCTACATCACCCTGCACCCTGCCACTGCAGAGGACCAGGATTCCCAGTATGTCTGCTTCACTTTGGTGCTTCAGGTTCCAACACAG TATCCCCATGAGGTGCCACAGATCTCTATCCGTAACCCCCGAGGACTCTCAGATGAACAGATCCACAA GATCTCACAGGCGCTAAGTCACGTGGCTGAGGCTGGACTGGGTACTGCCATGCTCTATGAACTCATCGAG AAGGCCGTTGGTGTGCAGTGCCCAGTGTGCAGAGAGCCACTCGTGTACGATCTTGCCTCCCTGAAAGCAGCCCCTGAACCCCAGCAGCCCATG GAGCTGTACCAGCCTGATGCAGAGAGCTTGCGCCAGCAAGAAGAGCGCAAGAGGCTGTACCAGAGACAGCAGGAGAGGGGGGGCATCATCGACCTTGAGGCTGAGCGTAACCGGTATTTCATCAGCCTTCAGCAG CCTCCTGCCCCTTTGGAACCCGAGTCAGCTATAGATGTCTCCAGAGGATCCCACCAGCCCAGCACCCTTGCCACCGAACCATCCACCACATCAGCTACTCACACTGCCCTGTCAGTTTCTCTGCCTCTGGCCTCCCAGTACACATGTGAGAAGACTCCAGGGGCTGGGCCACATCTGCCAAAGCTGGGCGAGACCCAGAAAGCTGTGCTCGATCCCCGCCGGGCCAGTCGAGGCCCATGGAGACAGCCTGAACGGAGGCACCTGAAAGGAGGGGAGTGCAATACCCTCAAAGGTACCAGTGACACCCAGAAACTGCAGTCTCCTGAGGGGCCCCTCAAGGAGTCCATGGACCTAAAGCCAGAGTCTCATAACCAAGGGGGTAAAGGTCCTCCCCAAGATAAGGGGCCCGGCGAATGGCAGGGTCCCCCACCCCGCAGGACTCGGGACTGTGCCCACTGGGAACGCGCCAAGAATCGGACACCAGCTTCTTCCTATCCCCGCCTGCCTCGGGGTCGGGGAGCCTACCGGCCTGGTCCTCGAAGAGAACCTGTGAGCCTCGAGTCAGAGGATGGTTCCTAG
- the ZNF142 gene encoding zinc finger protein 142: protein MMTDTVLDSQPANSTGEMDGLCPELLLIPPPLSNHGILEPVHSPCPGNPPPLPPDPGCLLVEATATEEDTGNMEIIVEAVAGNLSPGAPGETPGVLVKVMEVYFCERCEQSFAEPTLLALHQCTETLMQPVQGLPTPPCSVELPPSNLTLPSPLQGQSPPDSPLPCPVCRQEFAQPQALKSHFKMHWGTPDTFSCPESGCVFSTEDRKELHQHLRLTHRALPVPCSFRGCPLLFGSQQGMELHRQTHYPFHCNRCSFVGSNVKLFRQHQRSHGAGTQQELSAVMGLPSQELLPAPKVPPGTGEPSEETGAPSPGQESVEEEEEERGSQKSSQKALELEGTVASGTESLFKTHMCPECKRCFKKRTHLVEHLHLHFPDPSLQCPNCQKFFTSKSKLKTHLLRELGQKAHRCPLCHYSAVERNALNRHMASMHEDISNFYSDTYACPVCREEFRLSQALKEHLKSHTVAAAAEPQPLCCFQEGCGHTAPDRKAFVKHLKETHGVRAVECRHHSCPMLFATVEAMEAHHKSHYAFHCPHCDFACSNKHLFRKHKKQGHPGSEELRCTFCPFATFNPVAYQDHVGKMHAHEKIHQCPECSFATAHKRVLIRHMLLHTGEKPHKCELCDFTCRDVSYLSKHMLTHSSTKDYMCTECGYVTKWKHYLSVHMRKHAGDLRYQCNQCSYRCHRADQLSSHKLRHQGKSLMCEVCAFACKRKYELQKHMASQHHPGTPVPLYPCRYCSYQSRHKQALLSHENCKHTRLREFRCALCDYRTFSNTTLFFHKRKAHGYVPGDQVWQLRGASQEPEGARQCPTPSPDSEPASQPSAQPEGPDHDPGAVIDPTLIQALPETSEEGSAGKQDSSEVPQGDDLVGSPSPAEVDEGSCTLHLEALGVELGPVADPPLEEVTETAPVEFRPLDPPGPLSLEGPEGTLTDLSTFEGAGTSDLGAEEPILEKSGSQPPTNPPSSEEPLDGWVGTFKATTATETAPLPQLPESESLLKALRRQDKEQAEALVLEGRVQMVVIQAEGRAFRCPHCPFITRREKALSLHSRTGCQGRREPLLCPECGASFKQQRGLSTHLLKKCPVLLRKNKGLPRPDSPITLQPLPPSTAASEDAEGGKPPAAPLGEEIVLPRDAPEPSREPEKIGEPLALLSGSTVPPVGDSLPSEAPEKFHFEQGKFHCNSCAFLCSRLSSITSHVAEGCRGGRGWGGKRGAVQTQPALSPLSSGDSAPLSGGSTERSPGDGELALLPKQKAARFSCPTCPFSCQQERALRTHQTRGCPLEPSGELRCGLCPFTAPAPAALKLHQKRRHPAATPARGPRPPLQCGDCGFTCKQSRCLQQHRRLKHEGVKPHQCPFCDFSTTRRYRLEAHQSRHTGVGRIRCNSCPQTFGTNSKLRLHRLRVHDKTPTHFCPLCDYSGYLRHDITRHVNSCHQGTPAFACPQCEAQFSSETALKQHALRRHPEPTLPTPGSPAEATEGPLHCTRCGLLCASPASLRGHTRKQHPRLECGACQEAFPSRPALDEHRRQQHFSHRCQLCDFAARERVGLVKHYLEQHETSEAAAASAGEGDSGQALLRCPFCDFACRHQLVLDHHVKGHGGTRLYKCTDCAYSTKNRQKITWHSRIHTGEKPYRCHLCPYACADPSRLKYHMRIHKEERKYLCPDCGYKCKWVNQLKYHMTKHTGLKPYQCPECEYCTNRADALRVHQETRHREARAFMCEQCGKAFKTRFLLRTHLRKHSEAKPYVCNVCHRAFRWAAGLRHHALTHTDRHPFFCRLCSYKAKQKFQVVKHVRRHHPDQADPNQGVGKDPTTPTVHLHDVQLEDPGPPAPAAPPTGPEG from the exons ATGATGACGGACACCGTGTTGGACTCACAGCCAGCCAACAGCACTGGGGAGATGGATGGACTGTGTCCTGAGCTACTGCTGATCCCCCCACCTCTCTCTAACCATGGAATCCTAGAGCCTGTCCATAGCCCCTGTCCTGGGAACCCTCCACCTTTGCCTCCTGACCCAGGCTGCCTGTTGGTAGAAGCCACAGCCACTGAAGAGGACACAGGGAACATGGAGATCATTGTGGAAGCAGTAGCTGGAAATCTGTCCCCAGGTGCTCCTGGAGAGACTCCAG GTGTCCTGGTAAAGGTGATGGAGGTGTACTTCTGTGAGCGCTGTGAGCAGAGCTTCGCAGAGCCCACTCTGCTGGCCCTGCACCAGTGCACTGAGACCCTTATGCAGCCCGTGCAGGGCCTCCCTACCCCACCCTGCTCTGTAGAGCTGCCCCCCAGCAACCTCACTCTCCCCAGCCCTCTGCAGGGCCAGAGCCCACCAGATAGCCCCCTGCCATGCCCTGTGTGTAGACAAGAGTTTGCCCAACCCCAGGCCCTGAAGAGCCACTTCAAGATGCACTGGGGCACCCCCGACACCTTCTCCTGCCCAGAGTCTGGCTGTGTGTTCTCCACTGAAGATCGCAAGGAGCTCCACCAGCACCTGAGGCTGACCCACAGAGCGCTTCCGGTGCCCTGTTCCTTCCGGGGCTGCCCCCTGCTCTTTGGGAGCCAGCAGGGCATGGAGCTGCATCGGCAGACCCATTACCCTTTCCACTGCAACCGCTGCAGCTTTGTGGGCTCCAACGTCAAACTCTTCCGGCAGCATCAGCGGAGTCATGGGGCTGGGACGCAGCAAGAACTGTCTGCTGTAATGGGTCTTCCTTCCCAGGAGTTGCTGCCAG CTCCCAAAGTGCCTCCAGGAACGGGAGAGCCTTCAGAGGAGACAGGAGCACCCTCACCTGGGCAGGAGTCagtggaagaggaggaagaggagcgtGGTAGCCAGAAGAGCTCCCAGAAAGCCCTGGAGCTGGAAG GCACTGTAGCTTCTGGCACCGAGTCCCTCTTCAAGACCCACATGTGTCCAGAATGCAAGCGCTGCTTCAAGAAGCGAACTCATCTGGTGGAGCACCTACACCTCCACTTCCCAGACCCCAGTCTCCAGTGCCCCAACTGCCAGAAGTTCTTCACCAGTAAGAGCAAGCTTAAGACCCACCTGCTGCGGGAGCTGGGCCAGAAGGCCCACCGCTGCCCGCTGTGCCACTACAGCGCCGTGGAGAGGAATGCCCTCAACCGTCACATGGCCAGCATGCACGAGGACATCTCCAACTTCTACTCAGACACCTACGCCTGTCCTGTCTGCCGGGAGGAGTTCCGCCTCAGCCAGGCCCTGAAGGAGCACCTCAAGAGCCACACCGTGGCCGCCGCGGCCGAGCCACAGCCCCTCTGCTGCTTCCAGGAGGGCTGCGGCCACACGGCACCCGACCGCAAGGCCTTCGTGAAGCACCTGAAGGAGACCCACGGGGTGCGGGCTGTGGAGTGCCGCCACCACTCGTGCCCCATGCTCTTCGCCACGGTGGAAGCCATGGAAGCCCACCATAAGAGCCACTATGCCTTCCACTGCCCCCACTGTGACTTTGCCTGCTCCAACAAGCACCTGTTCCGCAAACACAAGAAGCAGGGCCACCCCGGCAGTGAAGAGCTGCGCTGCACCTTCTGTCCTTTTGCCACCTTCAACCCGGTGGCCTACCAGGACCATGTGGGCAAGATGCACGCTCACGAGAAGATCCACCAGTGCCCCGAGTGCAGCTTTGCCACCGCCCACAAGAGGGTGCTCATCCGCCACATGCTGCTGCACACCGGTGAG AAGCCCCACAAGTGTgaactgtgcgacttcacttgcCGAGACGTGAGCTACCTGTCCAAGCACATGCTGACCCACTCCAGCACCAAGGATTACATGTGCACCGAGTGCGGCTACGTCACCAAGTGGAAGCACTACCTCAGCGTGCACATGCGCAAGCACGCAGGCGACCTCAG ATACCAGTGCAACCAGTGCTCCTATCGCTGCCACCGGGCTGATCAGCTGAGCAGCCACAAACTGCGGCACCAGGGCAAGTCCCTGATGTGTGAGGTGTGTGCCTTCGCCTGTAAGCGGAAGTACGAGCTGCAGAAGCACATGGCTTCCCAGCACCACCCCGGGACTCCAGTGCCGCTTTACCCCTGCCGCTACTGCAGCTACCAGAGCCGCCACAAGCAGGCGCTGCTGAGCCACGAGAACTGCAAGCATACCCGCCTCCGCGAGTTCCGCTGTGCCCTCTGTGACTACCGCACCTTCAGCAACACCACGCTCTTCTTCCACAAGCGCAAGGCCCATGGCTACGTGCCCGGCGACCAGGTCTGGCAGCTTCGTGGTGCCAGCCAGGAGCCAGAAGGGGCCAGGCAGTGCCCAACACCCTCACCAGACTCAGAGCCTGCAAGTCAACCGTCTGCCCAGCCTGAGGGGCCGGACCATGATCCCGGGGCAGTGATAGACCCCACCCTGATCCAGGCCCTGCCAGAGACCAGCGAGGAGGGCAGTGCTGGGAAACAGGACAGCAGCGAGGTTCCCCAGGGGGATGACCTCGTTGGCAGCCCCAGTCCAGCGGAGGTAGACGAGGGCAGCTGCACACTACACCTCGAGGCCCTGGGAGTTGAGCTGGGACCTGTGGCTGACCCGCCCCTTGAGGAAGTCACCGAAACAGCTCCTGTGGAGTTCAGGCCCCTGGACCCCCCAGGGCCCCTGAGCCTGGAAGGGCCAGAGGGAACTTTGACAGACCTGTCTACCTTTGAGGGTGCTGGAACTTCTGACTTGGGTGCTGAAGAACCCATTCTGGAAAAATCAGGCTCTCAGCCCCCAACCAATCCTCCTTCCTCAGAGGAGCCCCTAGATGGCTGGGTGGGAACCTTCAAGGCAACTACAGCCACCGAGACAGCACCCCTGCCCCAGCTCCCTGAATCCGAGTCATTACTCAAGGCCCTAAGGAGGCAGGACAAAGAGCAGGCAGAGGCACTGGTACTGGAAGGGCGAGTCCAGATGGTCGTGATTCAGGCAGAGGGGAGAGCTTTCCGCTGCCCACACTGCCCATTCATCACCCGCCGGGAGAAAGCCCTGAGTCTGCACTCCAGGACTGGGTGCCAGGGCCGCCgagagcccctgctctgccccGAGTGCGGCGCTAGCTTTAAGCAGCAGCGTGGCCTCAGCACACACCTGCTGAAGAAGTGCCCAGTTCTGCTCAGAAAGAACAAGGGCTTGCCCAGACCAGATTCACCCATCACTCTGCAGCCTTTGCCCCCAAGCACCGCGGCCTCAGAGGATGCAGAAGGTGGGAAGCCCCCAGCTGCACCATTAGGAGAAGAGATCGTGCTCCCAAGAGATGCTCCTGAGCCTTCTAGAGAGCCAGAGAAGATAGGGGAGCCTCTTGCCTTGCTCTCTGGCTCTACAGTCCCTCCTGTGGGAGACTCCTTGCCCTCAGAGGCCCCTGAGAAGTTCCACTTCGAGCAGGGCAAGTTTCATTGCAACTCATGCGCGTTCCTCTGCTCTCGCCTCTCCTCCATCACCTCTCACGTGGCTGAGGGCTGCCGGGGTGGACGTGGCTGGGGAGGAAAGCGAGGGGCCGTCCAGACCCAGCCTGCCCTGTCTCCACTGAGCAGCGGGGATTCTGCACCCCTGAGTGGTGGGAGTACAGAGCGCAGCCCAGGGGATGGGGAGCTGGCTCTGCTGCCAAAGCAGAAAGCAGCCCGCTTCTCCTGCCCCACGTGTCCCTTTAGCTGTCAGCAGGAGCGGGCTCTGCGGACTCACCAGACCCGGGGCTGCCCCCTGGAGCCCTCTGGAGAGCTGCGCTGTGGCCTCTGCCCCTTCACTGCTCCCGCTCCTGCTGCCCTGAAGCTCCACCAGAAGCGCCGGCACCCCGCCGCCACCCCGGCCCGAGGCCCCCGGCCCCCTCTGCAGTGCGGGGACTGCGGCTTCACCTGTAAGCAGAGCCGGTGCCTGCAGCAGCACCGACGGCTGAAGCACGAGGGGGTGAAGCCGCATCAGTGCCCCTTCTGTGACTTCTCCACCACCCGACGGTACCGGCTCGAGGCCCACCAGTCCCGACACACAGGGGTTGGCCGCATCCGCTGCAACTCCTGTCCTCAGACGTTCGGAACCAACTCCAAACTGCGCCTGCACCGGCTGAGGGTGCACGACAAAACGCCTACCCACTTCTGTCCCCTCTGTGACTACAGCGGCTACCTCCGCCATGACATCACCCGCCACGTCAACAGCTGCCACCAGGGCACCCCAGCCTTTGCCTGCCCTCAGTGCGAGGCCCAGTTCAGCTCCGAGACCGCACTCAAGCAGCACGCACTGCGCCGGCATCCAGAGCCCACGCTGCCCACCCCCGGCTCTCCGGCAGAGGCCACCGAGGGCCCCCTGCACTGCACCCGCTGCGGGCTGCTGTGCGCCAGCCCCGCCAGCCTACGGGGGCACACCCGGAAGCAGCACCCCCGGCTCGAGTGTGGGGCCTGCCAGGAGGCCTTCCCCAGCCGGCCGGCACTGGACGAGCACCGGAGGCAGCAGCATTTCAGCCACCGCtgccagctctgtgactttgctGCCCGGGAGCGGGTGGGCCTGGTGAAGCACTACTTGGAGCAGCACGAGACTTCTGAGGCAGCGGCAGCCTCAGCCGGGGAGGGGGACTCTGGCCAGGCCCTTCTGCGCTGCCCCTTCTGTGACTTTGCCTGCCGCCACCAGCTGGTGCTCGATCACCACGTGAAAGGGCATGGGGGCACCCGGCTCTACAAGTGCACGGACTGTGCTTACAGCACCAAGAACCGGCAGAAGATCACCTGGCACAGCCGTATCCACACCGGGGAAAAGCCCTACCGCTGTCACCTCTGTCCCTATGCCTGTGCGGACCCCTCTCGCCTCAAG TACCATATGCGGATCCACAAGGAGGAACGGAAGTATCTGTGCCCTGACTGTGGCTACAAGTGCAAGTGGGTCAACCAGCTTAAGTAccacatgactaagcacacag GACTGAAGCCGTACCAGTGTCCCGAGTGTGAGTACTGCACCAACCGGGCCGACGCGCTGCGCGTGCACCAGGAGACACGGCACCGGGAAGCTCGGGCCTTCATGTGCGAGCAGTGTGGCAAAGCCTTCAAGACGCGCTTCCTGCTGCGCACCCACCTGCGCAAGCACAGCGAGGCCAAGCCCTACGTGTGCAACGTGTGCCACCGGGCTTTCCGCTGGGCCGCCGGCCTGCGCCATCACGCCCTCACCCACACCGACCGCCACCCCTTCTTCTGCCGCCTCTGCAGCTACAAGGCCAAGCAGAAGTTCCAGGTGGTCAAGCATGTGCGCAGGCACCACCCTGACCAGGCTGACCCCAACCAAGGCGTGGGCAAAGACCCCACCACTCCCACGGTGCATCTGCACGATGTGCAACTGGAAGACCCTGGCCCGCCCGCTCCTGCTGCTCCGCCCACTGGACCTGAGGGCTga
- the RNF25 gene encoding E3 ubiquitin-protein ligase RNF25 isoform X1 has product MAVSASVAAGDEDWVLPSEVEVLESIYLDELQVVKGNGRSSPWEIYITLHPATAEDQDSQYVCFTLVLQVPTQYPHEVPQISIRNPRGLSDEQIHKISQALSHVAEAGLGTAMLYELIEKGKEILTDNNIPHGQCVICLYGFQEKEAFTKTPCYHYFHCHCLARYIQHMEHELQAQGREREQERQHAAPEQKAVGVQCPVCREPLVYDLASLKAAPEPQQPMELYQPDAESLRQQEERKRLYQRQQERGGIIDLEAERNRYFISLQQPPAPLEPESAIDVSRGSHQPSTLATEPSTTSATHTALSVSLPLASQYTCEKTPGAGPHLPKLGETQKAVLDPRRASRGPWRQPERRHLKGGECNTLKGTSDTQKLQSPEGPLKESMDLKPESHNQGGKGPPQDKGPGEWQGPPPRRTRDCAHWERAKNRTPASSYPRLPRGRGAYRPGPRREPVSLESEDGS; this is encoded by the exons ATGGCGGTGTCTGCGTCGGTAGCTGCAGGGGATGAGGACTG GGTCCTTCCCTCTGAAGTTGAAGTGTTAGAGTCTATCTACTTGGACGAACTACAGGTGGTTAAAGGAAATGGCAG GTCATCACCATGGGAAATCTACATCACCCTGCACCCTGCCACTGCAGAGGACCAGGATTCCCAGTATGTCTGCTTCACTTTGGTGCTTCAGGTTCCAACACAG TATCCCCATGAGGTGCCACAGATCTCTATCCGTAACCCCCGAGGACTCTCAGATGAACAGATCCACAA GATCTCACAGGCGCTAAGTCACGTGGCTGAGGCTGGACTGGGTACTGCCATGCTCTATGAACTCATCGAG aaagggaaggaaattctCACAGATAACAACATCCCCCATGGCCAGTGCGTCATCTGCCTCTATGGTTTCCAG GAGAAGGAGGCCTTTACCAAAACACCCTGTTACCACTACTTCCACTGCCACTGCCTGGCTCGGTACATCCAGCACATGGAGCATGAGCTGCAGGCCCAGGGACGGGAGCGAGAGCAGGAACGGCAGCATGCTGCACCCGAACAG AAGGCCGTTGGTGTGCAGTGCCCAGTGTGCAGAGAGCCACTCGTGTACGATCTTGCCTCCCTGAAAGCAGCCCCTGAACCCCAGCAGCCCATG GAGCTGTACCAGCCTGATGCAGAGAGCTTGCGCCAGCAAGAAGAGCGCAAGAGGCTGTACCAGAGACAGCAGGAGAGGGGGGGCATCATCGACCTTGAGGCTGAGCGTAACCGGTATTTCATCAGCCTTCAGCAG CCTCCTGCCCCTTTGGAACCCGAGTCAGCTATAGATGTCTCCAGAGGATCCCACCAGCCCAGCACCCTTGCCACCGAACCATCCACCACATCAGCTACTCACACTGCCCTGTCAGTTTCTCTGCCTCTGGCCTCCCAGTACACATGTGAGAAGACTCCAGGGGCTGGGCCACATCTGCCAAAGCTGGGCGAGACCCAGAAAGCTGTGCTCGATCCCCGCCGGGCCAGTCGAGGCCCATGGAGACAGCCTGAACGGAGGCACCTGAAAGGAGGGGAGTGCAATACCCTCAAAGGTACCAGTGACACCCAGAAACTGCAGTCTCCTGAGGGGCCCCTCAAGGAGTCCATGGACCTAAAGCCAGAGTCTCATAACCAAGGGGGTAAAGGTCCTCCCCAAGATAAGGGGCCCGGCGAATGGCAGGGTCCCCCACCCCGCAGGACTCGGGACTGTGCCCACTGGGAACGCGCCAAGAATCGGACACCAGCTTCTTCCTATCCCCGCCTGCCTCGGGGTCGGGGAGCCTACCGGCCTGGTCCTCGAAGAGAACCTGTGAGCCTCGAGTCAGAGGATGGTTCCTAG
- the RNF25 gene encoding E3 ubiquitin-protein ligase RNF25 (The RefSeq protein has 2 substitutions compared to this genomic sequence): MAVSASVAAGDEDWVLPSEVEVLESIYLDELQVVKGNGRSSPWEIYITLHPATAEDQDSQYVCFTLVLQVPTQYPHEVPQISIRNPRGLSDEQIHKISQALSHVAEAGLGTAMLYELIEKGKEILTDNNIPHGQCVICLYGFQEKEAFTKTPCYHYFRCHCLARYIQHMEHELQAQGREREQERQHAAPEQAVGVQCPVCREPLVYDLASLKAAPEPQQPMELYQPDAESLRQQEERKRLYQRQQERGGIIDLEAERNRYFISLQQPPAPLEPESAIDVSRGSHQPSTLATKPSTTSATHTALSVSLPLASQYTCEKTPGAGPHLPKLGETQKAVLDPRRASRGPWRQPERRHLKGGECNTLKGTSDTQKLQSPEGPLKESMDLKPESHNQGGKGPPQDKGPGEWQGPPPRRTRDCAHWERAKNRTPASSYPRLPRGRGAYRPGPRREPVSLESEDGS; the protein is encoded by the exons ATGGCGGTGTCTGCGTCGGTAGCTGCAGGGGATGAGGACTG GGTCCTTCCCTCTGAAGTTGAAGTGTTAGAGTCTATCTACTTGGACGAACTACAGGTGGTTAAAGGAAATGGCAG GTCATCACCATGGGAAATCTACATCACCCTGCACCCTGCCACTGCAGAGGACCAGGATTCCCAGTATGTCTGCTTCACTTTGGTGCTTCAGGTTCCAACACAG TATCCCCATGAGGTGCCACAGATCTCTATCCGTAACCCCCGAGGACTCTCAGATGAACAGATCCACAA GATCTCACAGGCGCTAAGTCACGTGGCTGAGGCTGGACTGGGTACTGCCATGCTCTATGAACTCATCGAG aaagggaaggaaattctCACAGATAACAACATCCCCCATGGCCAGTGCGTCATCTGCCTCTATGGTTTCCAG GAGAAGGAGGCCTTTACCAAAACACCCTGTTACCACTACTTCCACTGCCACTGCCTGGCTCGGTACATCCAGCACATGGAGCATGAGCTGCAGGCCCAGGGACGGGAGCGAGAGCAGGAACGGCAGCATGCTGCACCCGAACAG GCCGTTGGTGTGCAGTGCCCAGTGTGCAGAGAGCCACTCGTGTACGATCTTGCCTCCCTGAAAGCAGCCCCTGAACCCCAGCAGCCCATG GAGCTGTACCAGCCTGATGCAGAGAGCTTGCGCCAGCAAGAAGAGCGCAAGAGGCTGTACCAGAGACAGCAGGAGAGGGGGGGCATCATCGACCTTGAGGCTGAGCGTAACCGGTATTTCATCAGCCTTCAGCAG CCTCCTGCCCCTTTGGAACCCGAGTCAGCTATAGATGTCTCCAGAGGATCCCACCAGCCCAGCACCCTTGCCACCGAACCATCCACCACATCAGCTACTCACACTGCCCTGTCAGTTTCTCTGCCTCTGGCCTCCCAGTACACATGTGAGAAGACTCCAGGGGCTGGGCCACATCTGCCAAAGCTGGGCGAGACCCAGAAAGCTGTGCTCGATCCCCGCCGGGCCAGTCGAGGCCCATGGAGACAGCCTGAACGGAGGCACCTGAAAGGAGGGGAGTGCAATACCCTCAAAGGTACCAGTGACACCCAGAAACTGCAGTCTCCTGAGGGGCCCCTCAAGGAGTCCATGGACCTAAAGCCAGAGTCTCATAACCAAGGGGGTAAAGGTCCTCCCCAAGATAAGGGGCCCGGCGAATGGCAGGGTCCCCCACCCCGCAGGACTCGGGACTGTGCCCACTGGGAACGCGCCAAGAATCGGACACCAGCTTCTTCCTATCCCCGCCTGCCTCGGGGTCGGGGAGCCTACCGGCCTGGTCCTCGAAGAGAACCTGTGAGCCTCGAGTCAGAGGATGGTTCCTAG
- the BCS1L gene encoding mitochondrial chaperone BCS1 isoform X1, whose product MPLSDFVLALKDNPYFGAGFGLVGVGTALALARKGAQLGLVAFRRHYMITLEVPARDRSYAWLLSWLTRHSTRTQHLSVETTYLQHESGRISTKFEFVPSPGNHFIWYQGKWIRVERSREMQMIDLQTGTPWESVTFTALGTDRKVFFNILEEARELALQQEEGKTVMYTAVGSEWRPFGYPRRRRPLNSVVLEQGVTERIVRDIREFIDNPKWYIDRGIPYRRGYLLYGPPGCGKSSFITALAGELQHSICLLSLTDSSLSDDRLNHLLSVAPQQSLVLLEDVDAAFLSRDLAAENPIKYQGLGRLTFSGLLNALDGVASTEARIVFMTTNHIDRLDPALIRPGRVDMKEYVGHCSRWQLTQMFQRFYPGQATSLAENFADRVLQATTQISPAQVQGYFMLYKNDPAGAIQNAESLRR is encoded by the exons ATGCCCCTCTCAGACTTTGTTCTGGCCCTGAAGGACAATCCCTACTTTGGGGCTGGATTTGGGCTGGTGGGTGTGGGCactgccctggccctggcccgGAAGGGCGCCCAACTGGGCTTGGTGGCATTCCGGCGCCATTACATGATCACACTGGAAGTCCCAGCTCGAGACCGGAGCTACGCCTGGTTGCTTAGCTGGCTCACCCGCCACAGTACCCGAACTCAGCACCTCAGCGTTGAGACGACGTACCTTCAGCATGAGAGTGGCCGCATCTCCACTAAGTTTGAATTTGTCCCCAGCCCTGGAAACCACTTTATCTG GTATCAGGGGAAATGGATCCGGGTGGAACGGAGCCGAGAGATGCAGATGATAGACCTGCAGACGGGGACTCCTTGGGAATCTGTCACCTTCACGGCTCTGGGCACCGATCGAAAAGTTTTCTTCAATATCCTGGAGGAAG CTCGAGAGCTAGCCCTGCAGCAGGAAGAAGGGAAGACAGTGATGTACACTGCTGTGGGCTCTGAATGGCGCCCCTTTGGCTATCCACGCCGCCGCCGGCCACTGAATTCTGTGGTTCTCGAACAGGGTGTGACTGAACGAATTGTCAGAGACATCCGGGAATTCATTGATAACCCCAAGTGGTACATTGACAGAG GCATTCCCTACAGACGTGGCTACCTACTCTATGGGCCCCCTGGTTGTGGAAAGAGCAGTTTTAT CAcagccctggctggggaactgcaACACAGCATCTGCCTGCTGAGTCTCACGGACTCCAGCCTCTCAGATGACCGGCTCAACCACCTGCTGAGCGTGGCcccacagcagagcctggtgctCTTGGAGGACGTGGATGCTGCCTTTCTCAGTCGAGACCTGGCCGCCGAGA accCAATAAAGTACCAGGGTCTAGGCCGGCTCACCTTCAGTGGCCTGCTCAACGCCCTGGACGGTGTGGCTTCCACCGAAGCTCGCATAGTATTCATGACCACCAACCACATCGACAG GCTCGACCCTGCCCTGATACGCCCCGGGCGAGTAGACATGAAGGAGTACGTGGGCCACTGCTCACGCTGGCAGCTGACCCAGATGTTCCAGAGGTTCTACCCAGGGCAAGCAACTTCCCTGGCTGAGAACTTTGCAGACCGTGTCCTTCAAGCTACAACACAGATCAGTCCTGCCCAGGTGCAGGGCTACTTCATGCTGTATAAAAATGACCCTGCAGGGGCCATTCAGAATGCAGaatctctgaggaggtga